One genomic window of Vibrio mangrovi includes the following:
- a CDS encoding PqiC family protein: MISARVLLLWMMLALIGGCSGSSALETTQYLLPMSETVPAMQHEPQIRQPIQIKAIKMPGYLEKPNIVMVDPDGQVYLASQNLWAESLSSQLEKMTLRRLKERLPALTWIPSYQYIRPKLLLDIEVYNFHADMKGRIIASGHWSLWSDSKQLLHEASFEKSVLMQENGYPAMTKQLSRIWLEQVIDPIAVTLTHLK; encoded by the coding sequence ATGATATCAGCACGTGTACTTTTGTTATGGATGATGCTGGCTCTGATCGGTGGTTGTTCGGGAAGTTCCGCATTAGAAACCACACAGTATCTGTTGCCGATGTCTGAAACTGTTCCTGCCATGCAGCACGAACCGCAGATCCGGCAACCGATTCAGATTAAAGCGATCAAAATGCCGGGATATCTGGAAAAGCCAAATATCGTAATGGTTGATCCGGATGGACAGGTCTATCTGGCATCACAGAATTTGTGGGCGGAGTCTCTGAGTTCTCAGTTGGAAAAGATGACCTTGAGACGTTTGAAAGAGCGTTTACCTGCTTTGACATGGATTCCTTCATATCAGTATATCCGGCCGAAACTATTACTCGATATCGAGGTGTATAACTTTCACGCCGATATGAAGGGTAGAATTATCGCCTCCGGACACTGGTCACTCTGGTCGGACTCGAAACAACTGTTGCATGAAGCATCATTTGAAAAATCAGTGCTGATGCAGGAAAACGGTTATCCGGCAATGACAAAACAGTTGTCCCGTATCTGGCTGGAACAGGTGATTGACCCGATTGCTGTCACCCTGACTCACCTCAAGTGA
- a CDS encoding methyl-accepting chemotaxis protein, whose product MQLSLKRKIVLSVIAAITLTAVILVIVSYQSFKKDSWRAIQSESQHTLQAYAKGISEWFHDKQLAIEGLKEEIEQNPTLDVVPHLRQTLKSGGFGLSYYGNEKGEMFRQDPSLNKPGYDPRVRGWYKLAKSQDKAVTTDPYISVTMKTLVVTLADPVRQNGQLIGVAASNLALDRLIGDVLKMSVLGDGYAILVNKKGTVVAHPNKDLILKPISEAIPQLTVQSLSQASDSGEPLFIDIGGKDKVVMGKGIEHTDWMLIMIMDQATLEKPMNALLVSQITIAIVILIVMALLTSWVLSRQLSAIGAIGSALAEIAEGDGDLTKRLEVNSQDELGMLADRFNKFVDRLHVMVKKVSDVSIALNHKADSAASAAAQRSKQLRTQQDEITMVATAVTEMASATAEIAGNAENTAKSANQSVELGAEGYEQMQKSMQSINQLAEELNRAAGIIGDLEVHANEISTILSTIRAIAEQTNLLALNAAIEAARAGEQGRGFAVVADEVRVLSQRTHASTEEIQSKIEGLQKVTTNAVSVMQESHHLVENSVQDFSHTGEKLHAISESITMISDMATQIASAAEEQSLVTADINGNTESVREVSDQMTHEAQIAAEEAQEVHRLMTELGREISRFKL is encoded by the coding sequence ATGCAACTTAGCTTGAAAAGGAAGATCGTTCTTTCTGTCATTGCTGCTATTACTCTAACGGCAGTAATTCTGGTTATTGTCAGTTATCAGTCTTTTAAGAAAGACAGTTGGCGGGCGATTCAAAGTGAGAGTCAACATACATTGCAGGCTTATGCTAAAGGGATTAGTGAGTGGTTCCACGATAAGCAACTCGCAATTGAAGGGCTGAAAGAGGAAATTGAGCAGAACCCTACGCTGGATGTTGTACCTCATTTAAGACAAACACTGAAGTCTGGCGGGTTCGGATTAAGTTATTACGGTAATGAAAAAGGTGAAATGTTCAGACAGGATCCTTCCCTGAATAAACCGGGATACGATCCTCGGGTCCGGGGTTGGTATAAACTGGCGAAGTCACAGGATAAAGCAGTAACGACCGATCCTTATATCAGTGTCACAATGAAAACTCTGGTTGTAACACTTGCCGATCCAGTCCGGCAGAATGGCCAGCTAATCGGGGTGGCAGCTTCGAATCTGGCTCTGGACCGCTTAATCGGTGATGTACTGAAAATGTCGGTGCTGGGAGACGGATATGCCATTCTGGTCAATAAAAAGGGAACCGTGGTTGCCCACCCCAATAAAGATTTGATCCTGAAGCCAATCAGTGAAGCGATTCCACAGTTGACGGTTCAGTCTCTGTCTCAGGCGTCCGATTCCGGAGAGCCGCTGTTTATCGATATCGGTGGAAAAGACAAAGTCGTGATGGGTAAAGGTATTGAGCATACTGACTGGATGCTGATCATGATTATGGATCAGGCGACACTGGAAAAACCGATGAATGCTTTGCTGGTAAGTCAGATTACGATTGCTATCGTCATCCTGATTGTTATGGCACTGCTGACATCATGGGTATTGTCCAGACAGTTAAGTGCAATTGGTGCTATTGGCTCGGCTCTGGCAGAAATTGCTGAAGGTGATGGTGATCTGACTAAACGCCTGGAAGTCAACAGTCAGGATGAACTGGGGATGTTGGCCGACCGGTTCAACAAGTTTGTCGATCGTCTCCACGTCATGGTGAAAAAAGTCAGTGATGTATCGATTGCCCTGAATCATAAAGCCGACAGTGCTGCATCTGCAGCGGCTCAGCGTAGTAAGCAGTTGAGAACTCAGCAGGATGAGATCACCATGGTGGCAACAGCAGTTACTGAGATGGCTTCAGCAACCGCTGAAATTGCCGGAAATGCTGAAAATACAGCGAAAAGTGCCAATCAGTCGGTTGAGCTGGGTGCCGAAGGTTATGAACAAATGCAGAAGAGTATGCAGTCCATTAACCAGTTGGCGGAAGAATTGAACCGGGCTGCAGGAATTATCGGAGATCTTGAAGTTCACGCGAACGAAATCTCAACCATTCTGTCGACAATCCGTGCCATTGCGGAACAAACTAACCTGCTGGCACTGAATGCTGCGATTGAGGCTGCAAGAGCTGGAGAGCAGGGACGTGGATTTGCTGTGGTTGCCGATGAAGTCCGGGTTCTTTCTCAGAGAACTCATGCTTCCACCGAAGAGATTCAGTCTAAGATCGAAGGTTTGCAGAAAGTAACAACCAATGCAGTGAGTGTGATGCAGGAAAGTCACCATCTGGTTGAAAATAGTGTGCAGGATTTCAGTCATACTGGTGAAAAACTACATGCGATCAGTGAGTCGATCACCATGATTAGTGATATGGCGACACAGATTGCTTCCGCAGCGGAAGAACAGTCGCTGGTGACTGCGGATATCAATGGAAATACTGAATCCGTCCGGGAAGTGAGTGACCAGATGACTCATGAAGCACAGATTGCAGCCGAAGAAGCTCAGGAAGTGCACCGTTTGATGACTGAACTGGGACGGGAAATTTCACGGTTTAAACTCTGA
- a CDS encoding bifunctional diguanylate cyclase/phosphodiesterase translates to MDSANSPLGSERHLLWIIQLAPVLVVGCLAVLLNGYLYEADRKRFTENSDSLRYEMTVSEKSLMQQHVALIHKEFERQKSYLMQRLQSRVRQRVYDAYEMINHLYYQNNVLSPEEIKHSVTQALQSQGSIGRSGYFFIQSRRHSQQLGALAENIQVFPASFHPDSPVSDAFMAQIERKGESFFRWKVQPQFHQSSVERMGFGKYFSPLGWVIGAVENVSAMEYDVQQSLLNWIDQYPYEQVRHQSGDTYVISVVDRNGQILAHSEPSYIGRQLEGIQTSTEKTVPWSTFGLSHLPGSFVQGQMKFSDGLTAENSILYMDGLGKWGWTIVAGFPMTRFDDYFQQKLAHMKRKSDEALWNIVVFSALFSGMILLISYYVGRMIAGRFSRYQEKIRQHIQHVEDARDQMHFMAMHDVLTSLPNRMMFLNGINQEISRLRFKSPEQYLVVVFVDLDDFKKINDKYGHAIGDQLLVMVAERFKHLLDEHESVARFGGDEFVFRFSGFARKEDAEQKVSRIQHVFDEPFDLDGTHLHTTCSIGASLYPDDGESAEELLHKADIVLYQAKKNQRGSIVFYNQDIHAHLQHFLAIEAQLEHALNKQELFICYQPLVHVKTWNVLGVEALVRWNNDVLGVVKPEEFIHIAEDVGLIYPLGNYIFERACREVLAISPNGLCALTLNVNVSAKQLLAPGFVRDIVAIVHKVGIDIHRIHLEITESAFIREFRQAREILLSLKREGVRISLDDFGKGYASLSYLNQLPIDEVKIDKSFIDKMLCSEESRSLIKSILAIGQSAHFNVVAEGVETHAQLLELTNHSPTGCLAQGYYFDKPMSVEMIQERMRSSKRWGCGLR, encoded by the coding sequence ATGGATAGTGCAAATTCGCCTTTGGGAAGTGAACGACATTTGCTGTGGATTATTCAACTGGCACCGGTGCTGGTTGTTGGTTGCCTTGCAGTGTTGTTGAACGGTTATCTGTATGAGGCTGACAGAAAGAGATTTACCGAGAATAGTGATTCGCTACGCTATGAAATGACGGTCTCAGAGAAATCGTTGATGCAGCAGCATGTGGCTCTGATTCATAAAGAGTTTGAACGGCAGAAATCATATCTCATGCAACGCCTTCAGTCCCGGGTTCGTCAGCGGGTTTATGATGCTTATGAGATGATTAACCACCTCTATTATCAAAATAATGTCCTTTCTCCGGAAGAAATCAAACATTCAGTAACGCAGGCATTACAGTCACAGGGCTCTATTGGCCGTTCCGGTTATTTCTTCATTCAATCCCGTCGTCATTCTCAGCAACTGGGAGCTCTGGCAGAGAATATTCAGGTATTTCCGGCTTCTTTCCATCCTGACTCACCCGTCTCTGATGCATTTATGGCACAAATTGAGCGTAAGGGAGAGTCTTTCTTTCGCTGGAAAGTTCAGCCGCAGTTCCATCAGTCTTCAGTTGAGAGAATGGGATTCGGTAAGTATTTTTCCCCGTTGGGATGGGTTATTGGTGCGGTCGAAAATGTTTCGGCAATGGAATATGACGTCCAGCAGTCGTTATTGAACTGGATTGACCAATATCCTTACGAGCAGGTTCGCCATCAAAGTGGTGATACCTATGTCATCTCTGTTGTTGATCGCAATGGTCAGATTCTGGCTCATAGCGAGCCGTCTTATATCGGCAGACAGCTTGAAGGTATACAGACATCAACAGAGAAAACCGTTCCCTGGTCAACCTTCGGTTTATCTCATCTTCCCGGCAGTTTCGTGCAGGGGCAGATGAAATTCAGTGATGGTCTGACTGCTGAAAATTCGATTCTTTATATGGATGGTCTGGGTAAGTGGGGCTGGACGATTGTCGCTGGTTTCCCGATGACGCGTTTTGATGATTATTTTCAGCAGAAACTGGCTCATATGAAGCGTAAGAGTGATGAGGCATTGTGGAATATCGTTGTCTTCAGTGCCTTGTTTTCGGGGATGATTCTGTTGATTTCTTATTATGTCGGCAGGATGATCGCCGGGCGCTTTTCCCGCTATCAGGAAAAAATTCGCCAGCATATTCAGCATGTTGAAGATGCCCGGGATCAGATGCATTTTATGGCAATGCATGATGTCCTGACATCGTTACCCAATCGGATGATGTTTCTGAATGGTATCAACCAGGAAATTTCAAGACTCCGTTTTAAATCGCCGGAACAATATCTGGTTGTTGTATTTGTCGATCTTGATGATTTCAAAAAAATCAATGATAAATATGGTCATGCGATTGGTGATCAACTGTTGGTCATGGTTGCTGAGCGTTTTAAACACCTGCTGGATGAGCATGAATCCGTTGCCAGATTCGGGGGCGATGAGTTTGTATTCCGTTTTTCGGGATTTGCCCGGAAAGAAGATGCAGAACAGAAAGTTTCGCGAATACAGCATGTATTTGATGAGCCATTTGATCTGGATGGTACTCATTTACATACAACCTGTAGTATCGGAGCAAGTCTGTATCCCGATGATGGTGAATCCGCTGAAGAGCTATTACATAAAGCTGATATTGTGCTTTATCAGGCGAAGAAAAATCAGCGGGGAAGCATCGTTTTCTACAATCAGGATATTCATGCGCACCTGCAACATTTTCTCGCGATTGAAGCCCAGCTTGAACATGCGTTGAATAAGCAGGAATTGTTTATCTGTTACCAGCCGTTAGTTCACGTCAAAACATGGAATGTTCTTGGTGTTGAAGCATTGGTCCGGTGGAATAATGATGTGCTCGGCGTCGTGAAACCTGAAGAGTTTATCCATATTGCTGAAGATGTCGGCCTGATCTATCCGTTGGGAAATTACATTTTTGAGCGGGCCTGCCGGGAAGTTCTGGCAATCAGTCCAAACGGTCTCTGTGCGCTGACTCTGAATGTGAATGTCTCCGCCAAACAGCTACTGGCTCCGGGATTTGTGCGGGATATTGTTGCGATTGTCCACAAAGTTGGAATCGATATTCACCGAATTCATTTGGAAATTACGGAAAGTGCATTTATCCGGGAATTCCGGCAGGCCCGTGAAATTTTACTGTCTTTGAAGCGGGAAGGTGTTCGGATCTCACTGGATGATTTCGGTAAAGGTTATGCCTCTCTGAGTTATCTGAATCAGTTACCGATTGATGAGGTTAAAATTGATAAGAGCTTTATTGATAAAATGTTATGCAGTGAAGAGAGCCGTTCTCTGATTAAATCGATACTGGCAATTGGGCAGTCTGCTCATTTCAATGTAGTTGCCGAAGGAGTTGAAACCCATGCCCAGTTACTGGAACTGACCAATCATTCCCCGACAGGTTGTCTGGCTCAGGGTTATTACTTTGATAAACCAATGAGTGTCGAAATGATTCAGGAAAGAATGCGGTCGTCAAAACGCTGGGGTTGTGGGCTCCGGTGA
- a CDS encoding NAD(P)-dependent alcohol dehydrogenase: MSEDINQTRRKAMKATGAVGVGMMLSNPVNVLASQSGAEGKIQSRGYAAFDTSGKLAPWKFERRPVGDNDVLIDIKYASICHSDIHQEKGHWGPQQYPQVPGHEMVGIVAAVGKNVTKFKVGDRAGVGCMVGGCHDCNTNEEQYGADTIFTYGYPDKRSPTGISQGGYSNNIVVEDHYAVHVPEGVSFEEAAPLMCAGITTYSPLMRADLKPGTKVGVAGIGGLGHMAVKIALSKGAEVYAFTTSPSKVKDILAFGAKEVIVVDDISKLGKYRGQMDYMISTIPYGFDVVAYAAVVKPYGTFTQVGMPEKFEVTMNALSLAASRVNFNSSLIGGMQETQEMVNYCVEHNVLPKIEMISAKQINDAWENVVNKKARYRYVIDASTF, from the coding sequence ATGAGTGAAGATATAAATCAGACAAGAAGAAAAGCGATGAAAGCAACCGGTGCAGTTGGTGTCGGTATGATGCTTTCAAACCCAGTGAATGTTCTGGCAAGTCAATCCGGTGCTGAGGGTAAAATCCAGTCGCGTGGATACGCTGCTTTTGATACCTCGGGAAAACTGGCACCATGGAAATTTGAGCGTCGCCCGGTCGGAGATAATGATGTACTGATTGATATCAAATATGCCAGTATCTGCCATTCTGATATCCATCAGGAAAAAGGTCACTGGGGACCGCAACAGTACCCACAGGTTCCGGGCCATGAAATGGTCGGGATTGTTGCTGCTGTCGGTAAAAATGTGACTAAATTTAAAGTAGGCGACCGTGCTGGTGTCGGCTGTATGGTCGGTGGCTGCCATGACTGTAATACCAATGAAGAACAATATGGTGCTGATACCATCTTTACTTATGGTTATCCGGATAAGCGTTCTCCAACTGGGATTTCTCAGGGTGGATACTCCAATAACATTGTTGTAGAAGACCACTACGCAGTACATGTTCCTGAAGGCGTGAGCTTTGAAGAAGCAGCACCGCTGATGTGTGCAGGGATTACCACTTATTCTCCGCTGATGCGTGCCGATCTTAAACCCGGGACAAAAGTAGGTGTTGCGGGTATTGGCGGCCTGGGTCATATGGCGGTGAAAATTGCACTGTCAAAAGGTGCTGAGGTTTATGCTTTCACCACATCGCCTTCTAAAGTCAAAGATATTCTGGCCTTTGGTGCCAAAGAAGTTATTGTTGTTGATGATATTTCCAAATTGGGTAAGTACCGAGGTCAGATGGACTATATGATCTCGACGATTCCATATGGATTTGATGTTGTCGCGTATGCCGCTGTTGTGAAGCCATACGGTACTTTTACTCAGGTAGGAATGCCTGAAAAATTTGAAGTGACTATGAATGCGCTGAGTCTGGCTGCATCACGGGTTAACTTCAATTCGTCTTTGATCGGTGGAATGCAAGAAACTCAGGAAATGGTGAATTACTGTGTTGAGCATAATGTATTACCTAAAATTGAGATGATTAGTGCTAAGCAGATCAACGATGCCTGGGAAAATGTGGTTAATAAGAAAGCAAGATACCGTTATGTAATTGACGCATCAACCTTCTAA
- a CDS encoding VOC family protein, with translation MFSHIVVGSNDIEKSKIFYDALMEVLGYSAGIIDAKGRCLYINPEGNFVVTSPVNGEEATSGNGMTIGFKVTSPELVDAWHEAGVTSGGIACEDPPGVRSSAGREMYLAYLRDPTGNKLCAMHLISQ, from the coding sequence ATGTTTAGTCATATTGTCGTCGGCTCAAATGATATTGAAAAATCAAAAATATTTTATGATGCACTGATGGAAGTGTTAGGGTATTCAGCGGGGATAATTGATGCGAAAGGCCGCTGTTTATACATTAACCCCGAGGGGAACTTTGTTGTGACTTCACCAGTTAATGGGGAAGAAGCAACTTCTGGCAATGGGATGACAATCGGTTTTAAAGTTACTAGTCCAGAATTGGTTGACGCATGGCATGAAGCCGGGGTTACTAGCGGTGGGATAGCATGTGAAGATCCTCCGGGAGTTCGTTCAAGCGCTGGTCGGGAAATGTATTTAGCTTATCTGCGGGATCCGACAGGAAACAAGCTCTGCGCTATGCATCTTATATCACAATGA
- a CDS encoding amino acid aminotransferase, with protein MFEKVVAAPADPILGLTEEFKSDPRAEKINLGVGIYKNESGETPILATVKKAEAILLESEKTKSYLTIEGMAEYALAVQKLLFGADAEIVTSKRAKTSQAPGGTGALRVAGEFIKRHLSSTKIWISNPTWANHNGVFKAAGLETAQYCYYNAETKDKDFSAMVADLQNAAAGDIVLLHGCCHNPTGIDPTAEEWETLAKLMAEKGLIPLFDFAYQGFAKGVEEDAAGLRIFARYNKELLVASSFSKNFGLYNERVGAFTLVAESEEIAATAFSQVKSIIRSIYSNPPAHGAAVVTTILNNPELNAEWIQEVAEMRERIQEMRDLFVATLKEQGVQQDFSFIARQNGMFSFSGLSPEQVARLKSEFAIYIVGSGRISVAGMTKANMLPLCKAIAAVL; from the coding sequence ATGTTTGAAAAAGTTGTCGCAGCACCGGCTGATCCCATTCTTGGCTTAACTGAAGAGTTCAAAAGCGACCCACGTGCAGAGAAGATCAATCTGGGTGTCGGTATTTATAAAAATGAATCCGGCGAAACACCGATTCTGGCGACGGTCAAAAAAGCAGAAGCAATTCTGCTCGAATCAGAAAAAACAAAATCTTATCTCACCATTGAAGGAATGGCGGAGTATGCTCTGGCAGTACAAAAGCTGCTGTTTGGTGCCGATGCAGAAATTGTTACCAGCAAAAGAGCCAAAACATCTCAGGCACCAGGCGGCACAGGTGCACTGCGGGTTGCCGGTGAGTTTATCAAACGCCATCTGAGCAGCACCAAAATCTGGATCAGCAACCCTACCTGGGCAAACCACAACGGGGTATTCAAAGCTGCTGGTCTGGAAACGGCACAATACTGCTACTATAACGCAGAGACCAAAGATAAAGATTTCTCGGCCATGGTTGCTGATCTGCAAAATGCGGCTGCCGGAGATATCGTTCTGCTTCACGGTTGTTGCCATAACCCAACAGGCATCGATCCGACGGCTGAAGAGTGGGAAACACTGGCAAAACTCATGGCAGAAAAAGGACTGATTCCTCTGTTCGACTTTGCATATCAGGGTTTTGCGAAAGGTGTCGAAGAAGATGCTGCCGGACTGCGGATCTTTGCCCGTTATAACAAAGAACTGTTGGTTGCCAGCTCATTCTCGAAAAACTTCGGCCTGTATAACGAGCGTGTCGGCGCATTTACTCTGGTCGCTGAATCAGAAGAAATTGCTGCAACTGCATTTTCTCAGGTAAAAAGCATCATTCGTTCGATCTATTCAAACCCACCGGCACACGGTGCAGCTGTTGTCACGACCATTCTGAACAATCCGGAACTTAATGCTGAGTGGATTCAGGAAGTGGCCGAAATGCGTGAACGGATTCAGGAAATGCGCGATCTGTTTGTCGCAACACTGAAAGAGCAAGGTGTTCAACAGGACTTCAGTTTCATTGCCCGTCAAAACGGTATGTTCTCTTTCTCTGGCCTGAGCCCTGAACAGGTTGCTCGTCTGAAGAGTGAATTCGCTATCTATATTGTCGGCTCCGGACGTATTAGTGTCGCCGGCATGACCAAAGCAAATATGCTGCCACTGTGTAAAGCGATCGCAGCAGTACTTTAA
- the asnS gene encoding asparagine--tRNA ligase — protein sequence MTYAPVVDVLSGKLAVDSEVTVRGWIRSRRDSKAGISFLAIYDGSCFDPIQAVVPNDLNNYNEEVLKLTTGCSVEVTGQVVASPAKGQDFELAATAVKVVGWVEDADTYPMAKTRHSIEYLREVAHLRPRTNVIGAVARVRNCLSQAIHRFYHEQGFFWVSTPLITAADCEGAGEMFRVSTLDLTNLPHTEQGDIDFNEDFFGKETFLTVSGQLNGEAYACALSKIYTFGPTFRAENSNTSRHLAEFWMVEPEVAFAELDDVAKLAEDMLKYVFKAVLEERRDDLEFFAQRIDKEVISRLEKFVESDFAQVDYTDAIQILLDSGKTFEFPVEWGIDMSSEHERYLAEEHFKAPVVVKNYPKDIKAFYMRMNDDGKTVAAMDVLAPGIGEIIGGSQREERLDILDQRMLDMGIEPESMSWYRDLRRYGTVPHSGFGLGFERLVSYVTGMGNIRDVIPFPRTPRSANF from the coding sequence ATGACGTACGCGCCTGTTGTTGACGTATTAAGCGGTAAGCTCGCAGTTGACAGTGAAGTCACTGTCCGTGGCTGGATCCGTTCACGTCGTGATTCCAAAGCCGGAATTTCGTTTCTTGCCATCTATGACGGCTCTTGTTTCGACCCGATTCAGGCCGTGGTCCCTAATGATCTGAATAATTACAATGAAGAAGTTTTAAAACTGACAACCGGTTGTTCTGTCGAAGTCACAGGTCAGGTTGTTGCATCACCGGCAAAAGGTCAGGACTTTGAACTGGCAGCAACAGCAGTCAAAGTTGTCGGATGGGTTGAAGATGCTGATACCTATCCAATGGCAAAAACCCGTCACTCGATTGAATACTTACGTGAAGTCGCTCACCTGCGTCCACGTACCAATGTGATCGGTGCCGTTGCCCGTGTCCGTAACTGTCTTTCTCAGGCTATTCACCGTTTTTACCATGAACAGGGATTTTTCTGGGTTTCTACCCCACTGATCACTGCTGCGGACTGTGAAGGTGCCGGAGAAATGTTCCGGGTTTCAACACTGGATCTGACTAATCTGCCTCACACAGAGCAAGGTGATATCGACTTTAATGAAGATTTCTTCGGTAAAGAGACATTTCTGACGGTTTCCGGCCAGCTAAACGGTGAGGCTTATGCCTGTGCTCTAAGCAAAATTTATACATTCGGTCCAACTTTCCGGGCAGAGAACTCCAACACCAGCCGCCATTTGGCTGAATTCTGGATGGTTGAACCTGAAGTTGCATTTGCAGAACTGGATGATGTTGCCAAACTGGCCGAAGACATGCTCAAGTATGTCTTCAAAGCAGTTCTGGAAGAACGTCGTGACGACCTGGAATTCTTCGCTCAACGGATCGATAAAGAAGTGATCAGCCGCCTGGAAAAATTTGTTGAATCAGATTTTGCTCAGGTTGATTACACTGATGCCATTCAAATCCTGCTTGATTCCGGTAAAACCTTCGAATTCCCGGTCGAATGGGGAATTGACATGTCTTCGGAACATGAACGCTATCTGGCTGAAGAACACTTTAAAGCGCCGGTTGTTGTGAAAAACTATCCGAAAGATATCAAAGCATTCTATATGCGTATGAACGACGATGGTAAAACTGTCGCCGCTATGGACGTTCTGGCTCCGGGAATTGGTGAAATTATCGGTGGTTCACAGCGTGAAGAGCGTCTGGACATTCTTGATCAGCGGATGCTGGATATGGGAATCGAACCGGAAAGCATGAGCTGGTATCGCGACCTGCGTCGTTACGGTACAGTACCTCATTCAGGATTCGGTCTCGGATTCGAACGTCTGGTCTCTTATGTGACTGGTATGGGGAATATCCGTGACGTAATTCCATTCCCGAGAACACCTCGTTCAGCCAACTTCTAA